The following proteins come from a genomic window of Maylandia zebra isolate NMK-2024a linkage group LG22, Mzebra_GT3a, whole genome shotgun sequence:
- the abrab gene encoding actin binding Rho activating protein b — protein MSDKHNGQVSQRKPFSNKNIKKLRTISMVCNLASSWQQWVTENENKQASEPSGWAPSSLGGPEEPKKKWVSKKPPSIQTQQTEASKGLAATQTTTSKTGEVKTSDEPPAASFIKTKQVVKTVTSSAQEKSAGIGLLTEKIKREHLPSDEEIDRLLKKKSSPTRRRKCSNMVSSLTKSWKQVENEQKLVKEGGDPREGFTCGRKEDSGPLEADVEGLEVDKTHRTSFSEEAEENNCEEDSETAVGIKRSSVPIYKKEAEDANKINTLSKKYSSVGNLKSRWQNWASEHTVNQKLNPFSEYFDYDYSMSLRLQKGQEGYGRPKEGSKTAERAKRAEKHIHREIDDMCYVIRTMADPDPDGKTRVTFGELFDRYVRISDKVVGILMRARKHGKVEFEGEMLWQGQDDGVIITLLV, from the exons ATGTCAGACAAACACAATGGCCAAGTTTCCCAAAGGAAACCATTCAGCAACAAGAACATCAAGAAGCTCCGCACTATTAGCATGGTGTGCAACCTGGCAAGCAGCTGGCAGCAATGGGTGACAGAGAATGAGAACAAGCAGGCCAGCGAGCCAAGCGGCTGGGCTCCGTCTTCACTGGGTGGACCAGAGGAACCCAAAAAGAAGTGGGTTTCAAAGAAGCCTCCATCCATTCAAACGCAGCAAACAGAAGCTTCTAAAGGTCTCGCAGCTACACAAACAACGACATCAAAGACTGGTGAGGTTAAGACATCGGATGAGCCACCAGCGGCGTCTTTTATCAAGACAAAGCAAGTGGTGAAGACAGTGACCAGCAGCGCTCAGGAGAAGAGTGCAGGTATTGGGCTCCTGACAGAAAAAATCAAGAGGGAGCATCTCCCATCAGATGAGGAGATTGACAGACTGCTAAAGAAGAAAAGCTCGCCCACCCGTCGGAGGAAGTGCTCCAACATGGTGTCATCGCTGACCAAAAGCTGGAAGCAGGTGGAGAATGAGCAGAAGCTTGTTAAAGAAGGAGGAGATCCAAGAGAGGGATTCACCTGTGGGCGTAAAGAGGACAGTGGGCCCCTCGAGGCAGATGTAGAGGGACTGGAAGTAGATAAAACACACAGAACAAGCTTTTCAGAAGAAGCAGAGGAAAACAACTGTGAAGAAGACTCTGAGACAGCAGTGGGAATAAAAAGATCCTCAGTTCCAAT CTACAAAAAAGAAGCTGAGGATGCCAACAAGATCAACACGTTGTCCAAGAAATACAGCAGCGTGGGAAATCTCAAGAGCCGCTGGCAGAATTGGGCCTCTGAGCACACAGTTAATCAGAAACTCAACCCCTTCAGTGAATACTTTGATTATGACTATTCCATGTCCCTCCGCCTCCAGAAAGGTCAAGAGGGTTACGGACGTCCAAAGGAGGGTAGTAAGACGGCAGAAAGGGCCAAACGTGCGGAGAAACATATCCACCGTGAAATAGATGACATGTGCTATGTGATCAGAACTATGGCCGATCCGGACCCAGATGGAAAGACCCGGGTAACATTTGGAGAACTGTTTGACAGATACGTTCGGATCTCTGACAAGGTGGTGGGGATTCTGATGAGAGCCAGGAAACATGGGAAAGTGGAGTTTGAGGGCGAGATGCTGTGGCAAGGCCAGGATGATGGAGTTATTATTACTCTTCTGGTGTGA